GCATCCTGCAGGTGGAGCCGGGCGCGATGGCCGGGCCGCTGAACCGCATCGCCGGCCTCGAACATTTTTCGAACACGGTCACGCGCTCGTTCTCGGCGCAAAGCGCGCACGTGGCGGCCGAGCGCCGCAAGCGCGCACACTGGCAGCAGCAGATCGAGATCCCGCGCGACGCCCAGCGTAAGACCGGCGCGGCCGACGAACAGGAGCACGACATCGTGCTGCTGGCGCGCGGCTCGCGCCTGCCGGTGGGTGCCGACAGCGGCTTCATCGTCGTGTTCGACGATATCTCGGACGTGATCACGGCGCAGCGCTCGGTGGCCTGGGGCGAAGTGGCGCGCCGCCTGGCGCACGAAATCAAGAACCCGCTCACGCCGATCCAGCTGGCGGCCGAGCGCATGCAGATGAAGCTGGCCGAACACCTGCCGCAAGCGCAGGCAGACCTGCTCCAGCGTGGTACGACCACGATCGTCAACCAGGTCGATGCGATGAAGCGCATGGTCGACGACTTCCGCGACTATGCACGCACGCCGCCGGCGATGCTCGACCAGCTCGACCTGAATGGCCTGATCGCCGAGATCCTCAGCCTGTACCTGGCCGACGATGGCAGCGACATCATTCATGCGAACCTCGCGCCGGACCTGCCGCGCGTGATGGGTGACGCGACCCAGCTGCGCCAAGTGATCCACAACCTGGTGCAAAACGCGCAGGATGCGCTGGTCGAGCGCGGACCGGACGCACCGGCGCCACGCGTGGACATCACGACCGAGGCGATCCAGTACACGGGCGCCGGCGGCCTGGCCGGCACTGCGGTGCGACTGGCGATCGTGGACAATGGGCCCGGTTTCGCGCCCCGCATCCTGGCGCGCGCGTTCGAGCCATACGTGACGACCAAGGCGCGCGGCACGGGGCTTGGCCTCCCGATGGTCAAGAAAATCATCGATGAACACGGTGGCCGGATCGATGTCGGAAACCGCAGCGATGGAACTGGCGCAGCAGTGTCGATTTTGCTGTTAAAGTTAGCTCCCGAAGCAAGCTTGGCTTAAGGACAACTGAACAAGCGGCTGCGTGTTGCCCTGCCAATCGCACCGCCTGGCAGTGCATTGCGCCGTGTTTGTCAGTACAGTGCGTTTTTCCGGCCGATCGTGGCTCCGCTCGTAATGGTTTTTCGAACTCCCCTTCAGTGCAAAAAACTTATAAAATTGCACACACGTCGGGTAGAAGATCAGGAAGGTAGAAGAGATGGCGAACATACTGGTAGTTGACGATGAAATGGGGATCCGGGAGCTGCTCTCCGAGATTCTCGGTGACGAAGGTCATGCCATCACCCTGGCCGAGAACGCGCAGCAAGCGCGTGAGGCGCGCGCGGCCGGCGCCCCGGATCTCGTGCTGCTCGATATCTGGATGCCTGACACCGATGGCGTCACGCTGCTCAAGGAATGGCAGCGCGACGGCCTGTTGACCATGCCGGTCATCATGATGTCGGGTCACGCGACCATCGACACCGCAGTCGAAGCAACGCGCATCGGCGCGCTGAACTTCCTCGAGAAACCAATCGCACTGCAAAAGCTGCTCAAGGCCGTGCAGCAGGGCCTGAGCCGCGCGCAGGAAGTCGCGCGTGCGCCGATGGCGCCACCGCGGCCGATTGCACCGAGCGTGCCGAGCATGGCGCTCGACGGCGGTGGCGCGGCATCCGCATCGACCTCGCCATCGGCGCCGATGTTCGCGTCGGCCAATACGCAGCCGGGCGCCGGCGCGGCCCTTGGCAACGGCGCGCGCATGGTGCATGCGATGTCGCAGGGCGAGGGCACCGGCTACACGCTGTCGTTCGACCTGCCGCTGCGCGAAGCACGCGATGCGTTCGAGCGCATGTACTTCGAGCACCACCTGGGCCGTGAAGGCGGCAGCATGACGCGCGTGGCCGAAAAGACGGGCCTGGAGCGCACCCACTTGTACCGCAAGCTCAAGCAGCTGGGCGTCGAGCCGGGCAAGCTGGCCAAGAAAGGGGGCTGATGGCCCGCGCGGCCACCAGTCTCGTTACCGGTTCGACGGCGGCGGCGCGCGAAGCGGCTATTGCGGCGCTGTTGGCCATGCCATTCGATGCAGCGTTTGCATCTTCAGCGTCCGTCAGCAGCCTCGCTGCTGACGGAGCGACCTCTCCCGCAAGCCGCCTGCCGGTGCCCGCCATCCCGTTCGACGCTGTCATTCTCGAAGGCCTGGGCGTGGCGGCCACGCCGCTCGAAACCGGTCCCGGCCTGCACGTCATGCGCATCGCCCCGGGCTGCCTGTGCTGCGACGGCAATCTGGTTTTGCGTGTAACATTGAATCGTCTGCTGCGCCAACGCCCTCGGCGCCTGTTCATCGGTCTGGCGAGCAGCGAACACCTTGATCAGTTGCGATCGTGGCTTGCAGCACCGCCATACGATCAGCTGTTGGCCCTGGAACCGACCGTGCACGCCTGAGTTTTACGGGTGCGTTCACTTGAAATCCAGCTGGCCAGCCCCACCTCTTTATCGAAGTGAACAGCCTGCCATTCGCCGCCATCCGGCAGGTTGGCACCAACTTTCTGATCGAAGGAGTCAACATGAACATGATCTATAACAGTGAACAGTACAGCGTCGTCGAATTCGGCGTCGACCGTGAACTCGAAGCACTGCGCTTTGGTGGCTTCGAGATCGTCGACAAGGCCGGCCGGCGCGAAGCGTTCATCGGCGGCCGACTCGCGCAATCGTTCCGACGCGATGTCAACAACCTGATCGCCAGCGAACCGACGATGGAAGAAATCGACGAGTTCCTGGGCGAGTACGATACCTTGATGAGCCAACCAGTGGTGCTGCATTAAGCCGGTGTCGAAGTACCTGCCGCGCCATTGCCAGCCAAGGTGATGGCGCTCTCATTTCAGTAGCTTACGAAGCTGTACCCATGTGCCAGTTACTCGGAATGAACTGCAATGTCCCCACTGACATTGTCTTTTCTTTTACCGGCTTCGCCCATCGCGGCGGCCGCACCGATACCCACCACGATGGCTGGGGGATCGCGTTCTTCGAAGGGACGGGCGTACGCCACTTCGTCGATCACCAGGCAGCGATTGCGTCGCCAATCGCCGAGCTGATCAAGCGTTACCCGATCAAGTCCACCAACGTCATTGCCCATATCCGCAAGGCCACCGTCGGCCAGGTGGCGCTGGAAAACTGTCATCCGTTCGTGCGTGAATTGTGGGGCCGCTATTGGGTGTTCGCCCACAACGGCGACCTCAAGGCATTCGCGCCCGTGCTCGATGGCGCGTTCCGGCCAGTCGGCACGACCGACAGCGAACTGGCCTTCTGCTTCCTGCTGCAAAGCCTGCGCCGCGAGTTCGGCGATACGGCGCCCACGCGCGCGGCGCTCGCTGGCGCACTCGAACGCATCATTCCCGGCATCGCCGCCCATGGCACCTTCAACATGATGCTGTCCGATGGGACGGCGCTGTACACGCATTGCTCGACCAAGCTGTGCTACGTCGTGCGCAAGCACCCGTTCGTGACGGCCTGCCTGTCGGACGAAGACCTGTCGGTCGACTTTTCGCAGGTGACGACGCCGGATGACCGGGTCGCGATCATCGTGACTGAACCGCTGACGACGAACGAGGCATGGACCCATTTCGCGCCGGGTGAACTCAAGGTGTTCGTCGATGGCTTGCCGCAGGATGTAGCGACCTTGTCAGCGGGTTGATCGTTCCCCAACATTCTCACAAAAAATTTATGCTAGGAAACCCAACTGCCATTGGGATGCGGTAAAGTAGATCGGTTGCCGCGATATTGAGAATGATATGACCGATACAGCCCGCCTCGACGAGGCATCCCAGCCACTGCGCATGCGCAATTTCTTCTTGGCGCGCCAGCCGGTGCTGGACCGTAACCAGGCACTGTATGGCTACGAATTGCTGTTCCGCGGCAGTGCCCAGGGGTCGGCGGAGTTCGAGTCCGGGTTGTCGGCCAGCGCCAGCGTCATCCACCATGCGTCCCAGCTCGGCCTGCCACGTGCGATTGGCGATGCGACGGCGTTCATCAATGTCGACAAGGACGCGTTGATGAGCGATATGTTTGCGTTCATGCCGCGCGAGCGCACGGTGCTGGACATCGTCAGCTCGGTCGAGCCTGATGTCGACGTCATCGAGCGCATGACGCATCTGGCGTCGCACGGCTTTCGCTTTGCTGCCGAAGCCTCGGCCCATGGCCCGGCGCTGTCGCGTTTCTTGCCGGTGATCGACTTCGTCAAGATGGACCTGCGCGCGCTGCCGCTCGTGACGATGCTGTCGCTCGCACCGCGCCTGCGCAACACCGGCAAGCGGCTGGTGGCGGCGAAGGTCGAGAACCTCACCGAATACCGGACTTGCCTGGACGTCGGCTTCGACTATTTCCAGGGCTATTACTTTGCCAAGCCATCCGTGATCGCAGGGCGCAAGCTGTCGCCGTCACAGACGACGGTGCTCGACCTGATGAACCTGATCACGTCGGATGCCGACAATGCCGAAATCGAGCAGGTGGTCAAACGTGAAGTGACGATCGGCCTGAACCTGCTGCGCCTGGTGAACACGCCGGCAGTGGGGGCAGGGCGCCGCATCGAATCGATCAGCCAGGCCTTGAACCTGCTGGGCCGGCGCCAGTTGCAGCGCTGGCTGCAGATACTGCTGTTTGCCGAGCCCGACGTGCGCGGCCACAGCCAGAGTCCGCTCCTGATGCTGGCCACGACCCGCGCGCGCCTGATGGAGCTGCTGGCCCAACGCATGCGCCCGGCGCAGCGCAACGTCGCCGACATCGCATTCACGGTCGGCATGATGTCGCTGATGGACACGCTGTTCTGCATTCCAATGCGCGACATCGTCGAACAGATTCCCGTGATCGACGAAGTGCGCACCGCGCTCCTGAACCGCACGGGCTTCTTTGGCGAGCTGCTCAAGCTGGCTGAATCGATCGAGCGCATGGACGACGAGCAGGACGACATGCTCGCAGGCCTGAAGTCACTGGCCTTCGACGGCGACGACCTGGCCGAGCTCGAAGTGGCCGCATTCGAGTGGAGCGACAAGGTCGTACGCTACGCGATCTGACGCCACCAGCAACATCACCCGAACGGGCCGCCAGGATAACCTGCCGGCCCGTTGCGCATTCCCGCCACAGAAAGCAATTACCCAACAATGAGGGTCAGAGTCGAATTGTTTGACAACTTTTCCTATCCGCAAGGCGCCGAATGGCAGAGCCCGTTATTGGCGAGAGCAATTGCTCAACAATTCGACTCTGACCCTCATTAAAAAGCGTGATTTTCGGAAAAATTACTGATTAATTCTACTCTGACCCTCATTGGAGTTCAGGAGAGGTTGGGGGCCAGGTGGCGTTCGACTTCTTGTTTGTCCATGTTGCGGCGGGTGGCCATGTCGTCGACCTGGTCGTTGCCGATTTTGCCGACGACGAAGTACTTCGAGTCGGGGTGGGCCAGGTAGAAGCCGGAGACGGCGGCGCCGGGGTACATGGCGTAGGACTCGGTCAGTTGCATGCCGATTTCTTCGGCTTGCAGCGTGGCGAACATGTCGGCCTTGACCGTGTGCTCCGGGCAGGCCGGGTAGCCGGGAGCGGGGCGGATGCCGAGGTATTTTTCGGCGATCAGCGCTTCGTTGCTCAGGTCTTCGCCGACGGCGTAACCCCACAGGTCGGTGCGCACACGTTCGTGCAGGTATTCGGCGAACGCTTCTGCCAGGCGGTCGGCCAGCGACTTGAGCATGATCGATGAGTAGTCGTCGTGCGCGGCTTCGAAACGCTGTTCGTACTTTTCGATGCCCAGGCCGGCCGTCACCGCGAACATGCCGATGTAGTCGGCGATGCCGCTGTCTTTCGGCGCGATGAAATCGGCAATGCACTGGTTCGGACGCTGCTCGCCGTTCACCATGGGTTTCACGCCCTGCTGGCGCAGGCCGTACCAGGTCAGCGCCACTTGCGAGCGCGATTCGTCCGTGTAGATTTCGATGTCGTCATCATGCACCGTGTTCGCCGGCAGCAGCGCGATGACGCCGTTGGCCGACAGCCAGCGGCCTTCGATGATCCGCTTGAGCATTGCCTGGCCTTCGGCAAACACCTTGCTCGCAGCGTCGCCCACCACCGCATCGGTGAGGATGCCGGGGAACGGGCCGGCCAGGTCCCAGGTCTGGAAGAACGGACCCCA
The sequence above is a segment of the Oxalobacteraceae sp. CFBP 8761 genome. Coding sequences within it:
- a CDS encoding class II glutamine amidotransferase yields the protein MCQLLGMNCNVPTDIVFSFTGFAHRGGRTDTHHDGWGIAFFEGTGVRHFVDHQAAIASPIAELIKRYPIKSTNVIAHIRKATVGQVALENCHPFVRELWGRYWVFAHNGDLKAFAPVLDGAFRPVGTTDSELAFCFLLQSLRREFGDTAPTRAALAGALERIIPGIAAHGTFNMMLSDGTALYTHCSTKLCYVVRKHPFVTACLSDEDLSVDFSQVTTPDDRVAIIVTEPLTTNEAWTHFAPGELKVFVDGLPQDVATLSAG
- a CDS encoding response regulator; its protein translation is MANILVVDDEMGIRELLSEILGDEGHAITLAENAQQAREARAAGAPDLVLLDIWMPDTDGVTLLKEWQRDGLLTMPVIMMSGHATIDTAVEATRIGALNFLEKPIALQKLLKAVQQGLSRAQEVARAPMAPPRPIAPSVPSMALDGGGAASASTSPSAPMFASANTQPGAGAALGNGARMVHAMSQGEGTGYTLSFDLPLREARDAFERMYFEHHLGREGGSMTRVAEKTGLERTHLYRKLKQLGVEPGKLAKKGG
- a CDS encoding GTPase; this translates as MARAATSLVTGSTAAAREAAIAALLAMPFDAAFASSASVSSLAADGATSPASRLPVPAIPFDAVILEGLGVAATPLETGPGLHVMRIAPGCLCCDGNLVLRVTLNRLLRQRPRRLFIGLASSEHLDQLRSWLAAPPYDQLLALEPTVHA
- a CDS encoding DUF3567 domain-containing protein, whose protein sequence is MNMIYNSEQYSVVEFGVDRELEALRFGGFEIVDKAGRREAFIGGRLAQSFRRDVNNLIASEPTMEEIDEFLGEYDTLMSQPVVLH
- a CDS encoding EAL domain-containing protein; amino-acid sequence: MTDTARLDEASQPLRMRNFFLARQPVLDRNQALYGYELLFRGSAQGSAEFESGLSASASVIHHASQLGLPRAIGDATAFINVDKDALMSDMFAFMPRERTVLDIVSSVEPDVDVIERMTHLASHGFRFAAEASAHGPALSRFLPVIDFVKMDLRALPLVTMLSLAPRLRNTGKRLVAAKVENLTEYRTCLDVGFDYFQGYYFAKPSVIAGRKLSPSQTTVLDLMNLITSDADNAEIEQVVKREVTIGLNLLRLVNTPAVGAGRRIESISQALNLLGRRQLQRWLQILLFAEPDVRGHSQSPLLMLATTRARLMELLAQRMRPAQRNVADIAFTVGMMSLMDTLFCIPMRDIVEQIPVIDEVRTALLNRTGFFGELLKLAESIERMDDEQDDMLAGLKSLAFDGDDLAELEVAAFEWSDKVVRYAI